A region of the Pirellulales bacterium genome:
ATCACTGGTGGAATTGATCGAGCTGCCGGCGCACCCCTGGTTCGTGGCGGTGCAGTTTCATCCCGAGTTCAAGAGCAAGCCAACCGCGGCCCACCCGCTGTTCGCCGGATTTATCGGCGCGGCGGTAGCACGACACAGCTTGCGCGGCGAACGCACGCGCGAGGTTGAACAGCCGTAGAAGAGCTTAGAAGCAGCCTGACGCGGCGAAAGCCATTTTGGGCGGGCTTGGAAATGCGATAAGCCAGTGTCATTCGTCAAGGCACCTAAGGCGGCGGAATAGCGCTCGACTCCCAATCGGGCCAGGCTCGAATCGCATCTCCACCATGTCCGAAATCCCATCTATTACTGAACTCTGACATCGCGGCATTGTGGTCAGGAAACCGATAGATTCCAGCACAGTGCATGACGGGCGAGATCGTGACCATGGGCGGTCGGCCGTCGGCGAAGTAATGGTACTTCCAGTGGAAATCTGGTTTCGGCACGCGGGCCAATTCCGAAAAGGACGTGTCTGTCGGCCAGCTACCGGTGCGCGTTTTATAGTCGTACACCGCTTGAACAATGGCGTCCGCTTGCTTTACCCGGGCCCCGAATTCGGCATCCGTCAGCAGGCCGATGCCTCGACGACACGATTCCAACGCGAAGCACGTTAGCACGAGCAAAACACTCCATCGAAAAATCTTCCCAAACTTCCAGCGGCGTGTGAGCGCTTTCGCCGACATGATGCGGATTTTGCTCCTCCGTCGGTTCTCGCATTTTCAAATTCGAAATGTCGCAGACACCGCCTACACACCCTCGCGGGCGATTCGGGCCGGTGTGACGTCTTTTATTTCGCGTTCGCGCTCGCTGGGGGCAGCACGACGATCGTCAGCCAGAAATTTTCGATCATGCGCACCACGTTGATAAATTGATCCAGGTCGACCGGCTTGGTGATGTAGCAGTTGGCATTCAGCTCGTAGCTCTTCAACACGTCCTCCTCGGCCTTGGACGTGGTGAGAATCACCACCGGAATGCGGTGCAATTGCGGATCGGCTTTGATTTCCGCCAGCACCGAGCGGCCGTCTTTCTTCGGCAGATTCAAGTCCAGCAAGATGACATCCGGCCGGGGCGCATCGCTGTAACTCCCTTCGCGCCGCAACATGGCCAGGGCCTGCACCCCATCGCCGGCTACGCGCAGCGTGTTGCGGACTTTGCCGTCGCGCAGCACTTCTTGCGTCAGCCGTACATCACCAGGATTATCCTCGATCAACAAGATCTCGATCGGCGTGGCCCTGAAGCCATCGTTCATGTCGCGGTTCCTTCGCAGGCGGGCAAAGTGAAATGGAAAGTGCTTCCCTGGCCAGGCGTTGATTCCACCCAAATCCGCCCGCCATGTCGTTCGACCAGTTTTTTACAGACGGCCAGCCCGATTCCGGTTCCGGGGTATTCACCCCAACCGTGCAGCCGCTTGAAGATTTCGAAGATGCGATCCGTGTATTCCGGTGCGATGCCGATGCCGTTGTCGCGGACCGAAAAGTGCCATTTGTCGTCCTGCCGAGTTGCGGCCACGTGAACCTGCGGCCGATGTTCCGAGAACTTGAGCGCATTGCCGACCAGGTTCTGCAGGATTTGCAGCAGGTGGGCCCGATCGGCCCGGACCGTGGGGAGCGGATCGTGGGTGATTTCCGCGCCATGCTCGATAATCGCCGCCTGCAAATTAGCGATCACGTCGTCCAGCACCAGGGCACAATCGGTGGCCACGAGCGACTGCTCGCGGCGGCCAGCGCGCGAGTAGGCGAGCAAATCGTTGATTAGGACCTGCATGCGCCGCGCACCATCGACGGCGAAATTGATGAAATCATCGGCATCGGCGTCGAGCTTCCCCTGGTACCGGCGCTGCAACAATTGGCAGTAACTGGCCACCATCCGCAACGGTTCCTGTAAATCGTGCGAGGCCACGTAGGCGAATTGCTCCAGCTCGGCGTTCGAGCGAGCGAAGTCTTCGGCCTGCTGGGCGAGTCGCTCCTGGGCGCGGCGCTGCTCGGTGACGTCACGCACCGCGGCAATCACAACGACCCCCTCTTCGGTCTCGAACCGACTGAGACTGACCTCGACGGGCAATTCGGTCCCATCGCAACGCAAACCTTGCGACGGTAGCTTGCCGGCGCTTGGATGGCCATGGATTTCTTGTGCGACCCGGACCTGCATGGCGATGTCGTCGAGACCAAGCGGTTCGTCGAACAGCATGGCCACCGGACGACCTAGCAATTCGTCGCGGCGATAGCCGAACATTTGCTCGGCCTGAGAACTGACCATCTTGATGGCGCCGCCGCCATCGACGATGACCATTGCATCCGGCGCCGATTCAAGCAGTCCGCGAAAGCGCGCTTCGCTCGCGCGTAGCGAACGGGCCGCCTCTTCACGGTCCGTAACATCGCGGGCAATGCCCTGGACACAAACCGGCGCCCCGTCGCGCGTCACCAACCGGCTGTGAACATCCACGATGCGGTGTCGACCGTCCTTGGTGCGGATTACTAATTCGTACGACGAGCCCGAGTGCCCCGCTAGTTTTTGCGCGGTCATCTTGTGGGCCAGTTCGCGATGCTCGGGAACAATCAGTTCGTCGACGTTCATGCCGAGTAGCTCTTGCCGACTGTAGCCCGTGGCCTGCATCGCGGCCTTATTGGCCGCAGTGAATCGCCCTTTCAGGTCGTGCAAGTAGACGATGTCGTTGGCGTTCTCGAACAATTCACGGTATTGCGCCTCGCTTTCGCGCAGCGCGCGTTCCATGGCGCGGCGTTCAGCCAATTCGCGCTCGAACTCCTGCGGCGACCGTAGCGCCAGGACGCGCGGCACGACCGGCACCAGCGCGACGACCGTGGCCCAGGAGACGACGGCCGTGGCCAGTTTAGCCAACCCCAAGAGACGATACGCCGGCCACCAGAACATGACCGCATCCAGCAGACAGACCGCGCCGCAGCCTAAGATGAACGCCCCGGAAAGGATGAAAGCCCGGCGAAAAGGAGCCTGCCTTCGGCGCGACGCCAGGTAGAAAAGCATCGCTGGAATGGCGAGAAAAGCCAGCCACATCGCGACGTCCGAGAAGATATGTAGCCATCCCAGCGCTGCGCTCCACGACTCGCTCTCCCAGAGCGGCGTGAAGCCCGAGGTATCGAGCGGGTGGTTCAGTATCTCAAGCATGCGTCCACCTCGCCTCGGGTCGATCGTCGAATGCCGGCCGCCGAGCAAAGTTTTGAGAACTCCGCTGACCGAGTGGCAAAGCTGGCGATTATCAAGACGCCAGCAGCGTCTTCATCAACCACGATTTCTTGAGCTGCCGTATGACGGCGACGAACTTATCCCATTCGACGGGCTTGGTCATATAAGAATCGACGTTGGCCAGCTCGCCGCGCAGATAGTCTTCGTGCGCTTCGGACGCCGTGAGGATTACGACCGGAATCTGCTGCAGGTCTACGTCGGCTTTGATATGGTCCAGCAGTTGTCGACCGTCCATCTTGGGCAAACCAAGATCGAGCAGTATCAGGTCAGGTCTTGGCACCTGCGCGAAAATCCCCTGCTGGTGCATGAATTCGATCGCTTCGTAACCGTCGCGCACCACCGACAGCCGATGCTTGACGTGCCCTTCGCGCAGTGCCTCCTCGGTTAGTCGAACATCTCCGAGATTGTCCTCAACAAGCAATATTTCCACCGGTCGACCGACGACTTCGCGGTTCATCGTTGTGCCTCCGTCTCGGTTCCGATTTCGTCAGAGTGTCTAGACAGGCTACCAGGATTCGACATGCGGTTCCTCACGCTTTACCGTCCGGGGACGGCGTGTTCGACGGAATGGGCCGTGGACCGGGGCGCCCGCGGCGGGATCGGCTGGTTGATGCCCAGCCAGTACAGCACTGTTTCTTGTACGGTCTCCACGAATCGGCCGTGCGCAACCGGCTTGCGTACGTAACTGAGCGCGCCGAGACCGTAGGACGAGGCAATATCCCTATCGTCGTCGGATGACGTGAACACCACGATCGGCCAGACCGTTGGCTCGGCATGCGCGGCATTCTTCAAGATTTGCAGAACCTGCAGGCCATTCAGCTTGGGCAACTTAAGATCCAAGAGGATCAGGTCGGGGGGCCTCTTCTTTTCCTGCCCTGCCCGACCGGCATGCGCAAACAGGTATTCAAGCAGATCTTCGCCGTGGCGGACGACGTCGACGTGACAATCAATATTGGCGTGCGCGAGCGCGAGGCGGAATAGTTCCTCGTCGTTGGCGTCGTCTTCAACTAGCAATACAGTCTTGTTCGCGAAATTCATGATGTGCCGTCTCTTTTTGCAAGGCGAAGAAGAACGTGGCCCCTTGGTCGACGGCCCCTTCGGCCCATACGTGGCCGCCGTGGCGGCGCACGATGCGTTGAACGGTGGTCAAGCCGACGCCGAGCCCTTCGAATTCGCTTTCCAGGTGCAACCGCTCGAAAGGCTGGAACAGTTTGTTGGCGTAGGCCATGTCGAAGCCGACGCCGTTATCGCGAATGTAAAACACTCGGTCGTCACCGTCGGGCAGCCCGGAGAATTCGATCAGCCCGTCGGTGCGATGGCGCGTGAACTTCCAGGCGTTGGCCAGCAGGTTTTCCACCACGGCCGTCAACAAATGTGGATCGCCAAAAACAGTGAGCCCCTCGGTGACGACCGCTTGCACGACGCGCGTTGGATCGCGCCGCCGCAACTCGCGCACGATTTCCTCGGCGATTTCGCTCAGATCGACGCGCTCGTGCCGTAGCTCAAGATGCGACAGGCGGGCGATCGTCAACAGCGCGTCGATTAAATGATCCATGTGCATGCAGGCGCCGCGGATCCGATCGAAATAATTTCGCTCCTGCGGATCGAGTTTGCCTCCGCATGTTTCGCCCAGCGCAGCGCTAAAGCCATCGATGGCGCGCAGCGGCCGGCGTAGGTCGTGCGCGACCGAATAGCTGAAGGCCTCGAGCTCTTGATTGACACATGCCAGCTCGCGCGTGCGTTCGCGCACGCGCCGCTCGAGTTCGGAGTTGAGCGCCATGGTTTGCCGCTGTGCTTTTTTTCGTTCGAGTGCGTAACGCACACAACGCACCAGCAGCGGGCCGGTGACCTCGCCCTTGGGCAAATAATCCTGGGCGCCTGCCTGTACGGCGCGCAGTGCCAGGTCGTCGTTATCGCACGACGAGAGGATGATGACCGGTAAATGGGGGACCGCGTCGTGAATGGCGCGGAAGGTGTCGAGCCCGCGGCTATCAGGCAACTCGAGATCGAGCAGCACGCAATCGACGCCGCTTTCGGTTAATCGTCGCAAGCCGGCGTCGAGAGTCGGGCAATGCTCGACCACCAGTGGCGTCGCCGTGGAATCGACGAGCGCTTCGCGCGTCAGCCGGACATCGGCCGGATTATCCTCGATCAACAATAATCGGATGGAGTGCATCGACTCATCCTTTTCTGCTTCCCGAGCCTCTGGATTCGAGAAGTCGTCTGGCCCGCGCGTCATTCCGCTATTTCAACATTAGGCTGCCTTGCGGTCGGCGTGAAGAGAAGCGCACGATTGCGGCGGAAGTTCGTGCGTTTCTTCACAAGGACAGTTCCGGTCGCACGGAAATCAGCGGCAAACATAGGCGGCCGGAAGCTGACAATTCCGAAAGTGGAGCGATTCCGCGTTTCCGCGATATCGCGTGTCCGATCGTTCGTGCAGGACCGAATTCCGCGCTGCGCGTCAGGCGCGCGGTGGGCACTCGGGGTGCAGGACGGAAGTCGCGTGAAAATCATCCGCGCGGTGTGTGCCAACATGCCATGCGTCAGCCACTTACACAGGCGCGAATGCGCGGGCGAGGCTTGATTTAAAAAGCCCTGCCCGGTGGGAGAAGAAAATTGGCTTCCATGCCAAAGGGGCCGTCCTTGGTATTGTGCTTTCCAACCGGGTGACAAGCGGGGAAAACAGCACTTGCTCCTCACCGGGCATGGGCGCGTTAGTCGCCTTAGCCGGTTAATCGATCGAATAGTCTCCGGAACTTGGGCATTCGCTGTTCCAGGTACTCCAGCCAGATTGTTGGATTCCAGATCTCTAAACAGACGGTCGCGCCAATCAGCACGACCTCGCCGCCAGACTCCACGCGGAGAAAATCACGAAAGCCTTCCGGCACTAGCAGCCGCGCACGGCCGGCCAATGCTACCTCGGTATGTCGCGTCGATAAGAGCCTGCCGAGGAGTTGTACTTCCTCTAGTCGCGACTCGAGCTTGCCCGCCCGTAGCTTTCCTTGAATGACATCCAGCCCCGCCGTGAACTTCCCTTGCCATTGAGGCTGATTCCACAAGCTGAGACAGCCGAGCCGCTCCTTGGCAAGAATGCATGTCGCTTGCTCTCCACCCAACGCGGCCACAAACTGCTGGGGAATGGACAGACGAAATCTCTCGTCGAGAGTTCGTCGTTCCTCTCCCAGGATCAGGTTCTCATCCCTAACCATGCCGGTCGGACCAACAGAAAGTAGTGCTCGTCAAAATGGGTGAGACGCGCGACTCCGTTCTCGTCCGACCTCACATAAAATTGGGCTTAAATCCCGCTTTTACACGCCTGATTCTTCGGTTATTGGGCGTGTTTCCCACAGGCCTCGGAGTTTACCAATTCACATTCGTTTTGCAACCACTTTCTTCCCCCTTTTTCGCGCAACAAGAAAAATCGACGACGCCTTTTTCGCACGCTCGGAAGCACTTCGCACCGCGTTTGCCCGAGCGAAAGCGAAATGAGCCTGCGCGCAAATCTCACTCAGAAAAAATCACTATTTGTTGACGACGAGCCTTTTGAAATCTCGCGTTCGGCGGACGGCGAAGCAGGTCAAGAATGACGCGCCGTGCGACGACCGTATCGAGAAGCCTGACCCTTGCCGCTCGGCGCAGGCAGGGTTCGCTGTCACTCGAGCTTGCCGAACGGGGGGCGGAAAAACTTGACGCAAATGTGCCGATTTTTCAAAATTCAGTCGATGCGGCTTATATGATTACATCGCATTTCCGGGTTGGCGAAAGTTTTCCGCGGCTTTCTCCGATGTTTGGCGATGAGGACCAGTGCGTTGGATTTAGGGAATGACGCACAACGCAAGATTCCGCAGCCTTAGGTGAGTCACGCAGTGCCAGTGAGACTTCCACCAGCGCGCGACGAGCAGGAGCCGATCGTCATCACGGGGATCGGCATGATCGCTTCCGTGGGC
Encoded here:
- a CDS encoding response regulator translates to MNFANKTVLLVEDDANDEELFRLALAHANIDCHVDVVRHGEDLLEYLFAHAGRAGQEKKRPPDLILLDLKLPKLNGLQVLQILKNAAHAEPTVWPIVVFTSSDDDRDIASSYGLGALSYVRKPVAHGRFVETVQETVLYWLGINQPIPPRAPRSTAHSVEHAVPGR
- a CDS encoding PAS domain S-box protein; protein product: MLEILNHPLDTSGFTPLWESESWSAALGWLHIFSDVAMWLAFLAIPAMLFYLASRRRQAPFRRAFILSGAFILGCGAVCLLDAVMFWWPAYRLLGLAKLATAVVSWATVVALVPVVPRVLALRSPQEFERELAERRAMERALRESEAQYRELFENANDIVYLHDLKGRFTAANKAAMQATGYSRQELLGMNVDELIVPEHRELAHKMTAQKLAGHSGSSYELVIRTKDGRHRIVDVHSRLVTRDGAPVCVQGIARDVTDREEAARSLRASEARFRGLLESAPDAMVIVDGGGAIKMVSSQAEQMFGYRRDELLGRPVAMLFDEPLGLDDIAMQVRVAQEIHGHPSAGKLPSQGLRCDGTELPVEVSLSRFETEEGVVVIAAVRDVTEQRRAQERLAQQAEDFARSNAELEQFAYVASHDLQEPLRMVASYCQLLQRRYQGKLDADADDFINFAVDGARRMQVLINDLLAYSRAGRREQSLVATDCALVLDDVIANLQAAIIEHGAEITHDPLPTVRADRAHLLQILQNLVGNALKFSEHRPQVHVAATRQDDKWHFSVRDNGIGIAPEYTDRIFEIFKRLHGWGEYPGTGIGLAVCKKLVERHGGRIWVESTPGQGSTFHFTLPACEGTAT
- a CDS encoding response regulator; its protein translation is MNDGFRATPIEILLIEDNPGDVRLTQEVLRDGKVRNTLRVAGDGVQALAMLRREGSYSDAPRPDVILLDLNLPKKDGRSVLAEIKADPQLHRIPVVILTTSKAEEDVLKSYELNANCYITKPVDLDQFINVVRMIENFWLTIVVLPPASANAK
- a CDS encoding ATP-binding protein, translating into MHSIRLLLIEDNPADVRLTREALVDSTATPLVVEHCPTLDAGLRRLTESGVDCVLLDLELPDSRGLDTFRAIHDAVPHLPVIILSSCDNDDLALRAVQAGAQDYLPKGEVTGPLLVRCVRYALERKKAQRQTMALNSELERRVRERTRELACVNQELEAFSYSVAHDLRRPLRAIDGFSAALGETCGGKLDPQERNYFDRIRGACMHMDHLIDALLTIARLSHLELRHERVDLSEIAEEIVRELRRRDPTRVVQAVVTEGLTVFGDPHLLTAVVENLLANAWKFTRHRTDGLIEFSGLPDGDDRVFYIRDNGVGFDMAYANKLFQPFERLHLESEFEGLGVGLTTVQRIVRRHGGHVWAEGAVDQGATFFFALQKETAHHEFREQDCIAS
- a CDS encoding division/cell wall cluster transcriptional repressor MraZ, whose amino-acid sequence is MVRDENLILGEERRTLDERFRLSIPQQFVAALGGEQATCILAKERLGCLSLWNQPQWQGKFTAGLDVIQGKLRAGKLESRLEEVQLLGRLLSTRHTEVALAGRARLLVPEGFRDFLRVESGGEVVLIGATVCLEIWNPTIWLEYLEQRMPKFRRLFDRLTG
- a CDS encoding response regulator, whose product is MNREVVGRPVEILLVEDNLGDVRLTEEALREGHVKHRLSVVRDGYEAIEFMHQQGIFAQVPRPDLILLDLGLPKMDGRQLLDHIKADVDLQQIPVVILTASEAHEDYLRGELANVDSYMTKPVEWDKFVAVIRQLKKSWLMKTLLAS